In Gemmatimonadota bacterium, a single genomic region encodes these proteins:
- a CDS encoding DUF4160 domain-containing protein, whose amino-acid sequence MRECREFSGGGLEPRHVHVRQGGGEAKVWIDSLEIAESHGFSPAEERAVRKHVERNRGFLQRAWDEYFREPPGQSSAGDREPSAG is encoded by the coding sequence ATCCGGGAATGCCGCGAGTTCTCCGGCGGTGGCCTCGAGCCACGGCATGTTCACGTCCGCCAGGGTGGTGGCGAGGCCAAAGTGTGGATAGATTCGCTCGAGATCGCGGAATCGCATGGCTTCAGTCCCGCGGAAGAGCGAGCCGTACGGAAGCATGTCGAGAGGAACCGGGGATTCCTCCAAAGGGCATGGGATGAGTACTTCAGAGAGCCTCCGGGCCAGAGCAGTGCAGGTGACCGAGAGCCATCTGCTGGTTGA
- a CDS encoding DUF2442 domain-containing protein yields the protein MSTSESLRARAVQVTESHLLVELEDGSRYSALISMFPILAEATPEERADWELIGGGSGIHWPKIDEHISVFSIVYPEQTIPMAPAPMRRHIRRNQQRRSRRMA from the coding sequence ATGAGTACTTCAGAGAGCCTCCGGGCCAGAGCAGTGCAGGTGACCGAGAGCCATCTGCTGGTTGAGCTGGAGGACGGCAGCCGGTATTCTGCGCTCATTTCCATGTTCCCCATCCTCGCAGAGGCGACACCGGAGGAGCGCGCCGACTGGGAACTCATCGGCGGAGGCAGCGGCATCCACTGGCCCAAGATCGACGAGCATATATCGGTCTTCAGCATCGTTTACCCGGAGCAGACCATACCTATGGCTCCAGCGCCGATGAGGCGGCACATCCGCCGCAACCAGCAGCGAAGGTCCCGGCGCATGGCTTGA
- a CDS encoding M20/M25/M40 family metallo-hydrolase, with product MTSSIRQLLLALGPLGFMAARGLAQTPAAKPPRPVDWPALAHETVRVLSDYLRINTTNPPGNELEGVLFLKQLLEREGIPAQILDTAELGPGRANLYARLKGSGAKRAIALVHHIDVVPATPQYWSVDPFSGAVQDGYVWGRGALDMKGQGIVQLMALLALKRSGVPLTRDIVFIANADEEVGSKGARVFVERHADLIRDVEFLITEGGENPLEDGKLDYYGVGVAEKRTFWHRVSVRGTPSHGSRPTRENPVPRLVAALDRIARYETPLHVTPGVDKYFRDISRNYPARQRAWLADVRRALDDPQAREWILSHVYWNAILRNTIAPTVLSASNRTNVIPAEASAELDIRLLPDADSASLLQTLKDVAGDPALEWTRLSTPAAPLENPVDNELFRAIERAARERDPQALVTTPMLTGATDRPIYRAAGIITYGLSPFKVERAEVQRGVHGNDERISVEQVGFGVRFFYDVLRYVQ from the coding sequence ATGACCTCTTCGATCCGACAACTGCTCCTTGCCCTTGGCCCGCTCGGCTTCATGGCGGCGCGGGGGCTCGCCCAGACGCCGGCCGCGAAGCCGCCCCGGCCCGTGGACTGGCCGGCGCTCGCCCACGAGACCGTGCGCGTCCTCTCCGACTACCTGCGTATCAACACGACTAATCCGCCGGGGAACGAGCTGGAAGGCGTGCTCTTCCTCAAGCAGTTGCTCGAGCGGGAAGGTATCCCGGCGCAGATCCTGGATACGGCGGAGCTGGGCCCGGGCCGCGCCAACCTGTACGCCCGCCTGAAGGGCAGCGGCGCCAAGCGCGCCATCGCCCTGGTGCACCACATCGATGTGGTGCCGGCCACGCCCCAGTACTGGAGCGTGGACCCGTTCTCCGGCGCGGTGCAGGACGGCTACGTCTGGGGGCGTGGCGCGTTGGACATGAAGGGGCAGGGCATCGTGCAGCTCATGGCGCTGCTCGCGCTGAAGCGCAGCGGCGTCCCCCTCACGCGGGACATTGTCTTCATTGCCAATGCAGACGAGGAAGTGGGCTCGAAAGGCGCGCGCGTGTTCGTGGAACGCCACGCCGACCTCATCCGCGACGTCGAGTTCCTGATCACGGAGGGCGGGGAGAACCCGCTCGAGGATGGCAAGCTGGACTACTACGGTGTGGGCGTCGCCGAGAAGCGCACGTTCTGGCACCGGGTGAGTGTGCGGGGCACGCCCTCGCACGGCTCGCGCCCCACCAGGGAGAACCCGGTCCCCCGGCTGGTCGCGGCGCTGGACCGCATCGCCCGCTACGAGACGCCGCTCCACGTCACGCCTGGCGTCGACAAATACTTCCGCGACATATCCCGGAACTACCCGGCCAGGCAGCGGGCCTGGCTGGCGGACGTGCGCCGAGCACTCGACGACCCCCAGGCCCGGGAGTGGATCCTGAGCCACGTCTACTGGAACGCCATCCTGCGCAACACCATCGCGCCTACGGTACTGAGCGCATCCAACAGGACCAACGTGATCCCGGCCGAGGCCTCGGCCGAGCTGGACATCCGGCTGCTGCCCGACGCGGACAGCGCCAGCCTCCTGCAGACACTCAAGGACGTGGCCGGCGACCCGGCGCTCGAGTGGACGCGCCTGTCCACGCCCGCCGCACCGCTCGAGAACCCCGTCGACAATGAGCTCTTCCGCGCCATCGAGCGGGCGGCCCGCGAGCGCGATCCCCAGGCGCTCGTCACTACCCCCATGCTCACCGGCGCCACCGATCGCCCCATCTACCGCGCCGCCGGCATCATCACCTACGGCCTCTCCCCCTTCAAGGTCGAACGCGCCGAGGTCCAGCGCGGCGTGCACGGCAACGACGAGCGCATCAGCGTGGAGCAGGTCGGCTTCGGCGTGCGCTTCTTCTACGACGTCCTGCGCTACGTGCAGTAG